One window of Cryptococcus neoformans var. grubii H99 chromosome 11, complete sequence genomic DNA carries:
- a CDS encoding phosphatidylinositol phosphate phosphatase, which produces MPGALYLRPSPRAFFLVADSHALVFRQPSSSESKASRGVVVAEFLPLEEVDYNDLIKVRGRADGVLGVVSVPSERSPIPEIFLLLLTHSTSLPPLIPCSSLQPSRIISVEFHSLSSPFWDQPELTNAARSLDNGYDDEYDEVSATYAAAGGNATPMSAAQQAGLQHPCSGMKKYLESGSFFFAQDCKWDISSRLSSSSNWVKEQQSSSGGGHPLEDFDERFVWNKSLLEPFLDFRKGLGEEMRQSLDEQAMLIPIIQGFCGSLPIHTGRSSISALGMISRLSWKRAGARFRTRGIDDDGQVANFVETEVLLALQDVCMSYVQVRGSVPLFWQQPSAGLGTLQQRVEITRPPQATQPAFDKHFLELLSEYNSIHAINLLGQKDAESMLSQAYSSHLASLKSALDKAPPEEKERMNAAPRGALELSPYDFHSAVRLGGHDKVRYDLDKSLREVVSSRERFGWTVVDMDNGDVVEEQQGVFRTNCLDCLDRTNYVQDVLSTLTITSFLSSVSSPLLSSPTLWSAHRELWADNGDRLSKIYAGTGALNTSATRSGKKTFAGLLSDATKSVGRAYINNFQDKGKQAAIDMLLGMMAGQRPVILFDPISESVQAALATRANEYSSNRKVTIFSGTWNLNGKAPNEALDSWLFPPNTPEPDIYMIAFQEIVELTAGQILQTDPAKKRMWEKFIMDTFAMRKGGKDSDYMLFRGDQLVGTALIIVVKKHLVPHIRNVESATKKTGLQGLSGNKGGVAIRLNLYDSTICFVTCHLAAGHSNVGDRNADWRTVVGGTRFLRGKVIEDHEIIIWAADFNYRVSLSNLEVRDLVKANDLDALLGADQLLKAMDAGEVFMGYNEGAIRFPPTYKYDNGTGNYDTSEKQRIPAWTDRVLFKGSSLRLQEYTRAELMTSDHRPVYAVFEATIREIDRAKKEKIAKELVHGLIKSGGEKKLAAKVGVEIGDGGARDLARGMAKVGLSSSKNQRYPRRPNSSASTSEKGSPTLAAGRIRSISTLQPPSTSASSSLRALAPSRSSSSLSLKARPTPPLPPRPNLPFRPSQTFLHSPTKPTTRLQAPPSLPPALRSRSTSHASANGTGSGSSATSAYPGATSPAVTPSSTGDFVIIPQPSTSDINVSAGARGAPPLPPRVTPAPSTKISPSKSTIKIDSEQKAQARREAPPIPRKSLDINGSPPKEGLMSPVTPDVLKPKNILAGAAGASVNTGTRTRPIPPKPLTKTSSGSVAAMVASLNGNDKKTNDDTRTSNPQSTVTSADAEQSAGSGPGMTDRADVSTSPKSKKPAPMVPKKPATLKGAGAEQ; this is translated from the exons ATGCCGGGCGCTCTATACCTCCGCCCATCTCCTcgcgccttcttcctcgttgCCGACTCTCATGCCCTTGTGTTCCGAcaaccatcctcttccgagTCCAAAGCGTCCAGAGGCGTGGTAGTGGCAGAGTTTCTCCCtttggaagaagtagaTTATAATGACCTCATCAAGGTAAGAGGAAGGGCGGATGGAGTATTGGGAGTTGTCAGCGTACCTAGCG AACGATCTCCGATCCCAGAAATCTTCCTACTCCTTCTGACTCATTCAACttctcttccgcctctcaTCCCATGTTCTTCCCTTCAGCCTTCTCGGATTATCTCTGTCGAATTCCactctctttcctctcccttctgGGATCAACCCGAACTTACCAATGCTGCCAGGTCTCTTGACAACGGCTATGACGATGAGTATGACGAAGTCAGTGCGACATATGCCGCTGCTGGAGGTAATGCCACCCCAATGTCGGCAGCACAACAAGCAGGCCTTCAACATCCTTGTAGTGGAATGAAAAAGTATCTCGAATCAGgatccttcttttttgctcAAGACTGCAAATGGGATATTTCATCTCGTCTATCAAGCTCTTCCAACTGGGTCAAAGAACAGCAGTCTAGTTCGGGTGGTGGTCACCCTTTAGAAGATTTCGATGAGAGATTTGTCTGGAACAAAAGTTTGTTGGAACCGTTTCTCGACTTTAGAAAAGGTCTCGGCGAAGAAATGCGCCAGAGCCTAGACGAACAAGCCATGCTTATACCTATCATTCAGGGATTCTGTGGATCCCTTCCAATCCATACTGGGAGATCATCCATTTCTGCTCTGGGGATGATCAGCAGGCTCAGTTGGAAGCGAGCTGGAGCACGATTCCGTACGAGAGGAATCGATGACGATGGCCAAGTAGCTAACTTTGTGGAAACCGAAGTCCTCCTAGCCTTGCAGGACGTGTGTATGAGCTATGTGCAGGTGAGAGGAAGTGTACCTCTTTTCTGGCAACAACCTAGTGCAGGATTGGGTACGTTGCAACAAAGAGTAGAGATCACCAGG CCACCACAGGCTACTCAGCCAGCATTCGACAAACATTTCCTCGAGCTATTATCTGAATACAACTCCATCCACGCTATCAACCTTCTCGGCCAGAAAGACGCTGAATCTATGCTATCCCAAGCATACTCCTCCCATCTTGCATCGCTCAAATCTGCTCTTGACAAAGCCCCCccagaagagaaagaacgTATGAACGCCGCACCAAGGGGGGCGTTAGAATTGTCTCCATATGATTTCCACTCCGCGGTGAGGCTGGGTGGGCATGATAAAGTAAGATACGATCTGGATAAGAGCCTGAGGGAGGTGGTAAGTAGTAGGGAGAGATTTGGGTGGACAGTAGTGGATATGGATAATGGAGATGTAGTGGAAGAGCAACAAGGTGTTTTCCGGACAAATTGTCTAGATTG CCTCGACAGAACAAACTACGTCCAAGACGTCCTTTCCAcactcaccatcacctccttcctctcctccgtgtcctcccctcttctctcctctccaacccTCTGGTCCGCCCATCGTGAACTCTGGGCCGACAACGGTGATCGCTTATCCAAAATCTACGCCGGCACGGGCGCTCTCAATACCTCGGCGACGAGGAGTGGGAAAAAGACATTTGCGGGTTTGTTAAGCGATGCGACGAAGAGTGTAGGGAGAGCGTACATAAATAATTTCCAAGACAAAGGAAAGCAGGCGGCCATTGATATGCTTTTG GGAATGATGGCGGGTCAGAGACCTGTCATTCTTTTTGATCCCATAAGCGAGTCTGTTCAAGCGGCGTTAGCAACGAG GGCGAATGAGTATTCATCGAATAGAAAggtcaccatcttctctggGACGTGGAATCTTAATGGAAAG GCTCCCAATGAGGCGCTGGATTCATGGCTCTTCCCTCCTA ATACCCCCGA ACCCGATATCTACATGATCGCCTTTCAAGAAATCGTCGAACTCACCGCTGGCCAAATCTTACAAACCGACCCCGCCAAGAAACGTATGTGGGAAAAGTTCATCATGGATACGTTTGCGATGCggaagggagggaaagaTTCGGATTATATGTTGTTTAGAGGTGATCAGCTTGTCGGCACGGCTTTGATCATTGTTGTGAAAAAGCATCTTGTTCCGCATATACGGAATGTTGAAAGTGCTACTAAAAAG ACGGGTCTCCAAGGTTTAAGCGGTAACAAAGGCGGTGTAGCAATTCGATTAAACCTGTATGACTCAACAATCTGTTTTGTGACTTGCCATCTGGCGGCGGGACATTCGAATGTAGGTGACAGAAATGCGGATTGGAGGACGGTTGTAGGCGGTACAAGGTTCTTGAGGGGGAAAGTTATTGAAGATCATGA GATCATTATTTGGGCAGCAGACTTT AATTACCGTGTTTCGCTCTCCAATCTTGAAGTAAGAGACCTCGTAAAGGCCAACGATTTGGATGCTTTGCTTGGCGCAGATCAATTGTTGAAGGCCATGGACGCTGGGGAGGTGTTTATGGGATACAACGAAGGGGCGATCCGGTTCCC ACCAACTTACAAGTA CGATAACGGAACGGGCAATTATGATACGAGCGAGAAACAGAGAATCCCTGCTTGGACAG ATCGAGTGTTGTTCAAAGGCTCCTCTCTCCGTTTACAAGAGTACACCCGCGCCGAACTCATGACGTCCGATCACCGGCCTGTTTATGCAGTCTTTGAGGCTACCATCCGCGAGATCGATCGtgcaaaaaaggaaaagattgcAAAAGAGTTGGTGCATGGGCTGATAAAGAGCGgcggggagaagaagcttgcGGCAAAAGTGGGTGTGGAgattggagatggtggagcaAGAGATTTGGCGAGGGGTATGGCGAAAG TCGGcttgtcatcatcaaaaAATCAGAGATATCCGCGTCGGCCGAACTCATCGGCGTCTACAAGTGAGAAGGGCAGTCCAACACTTGCAGCAGGTAGAATTCGCTCCATCTCAACACTTCAACCCCCATCTACCTCTGCCTCTAGTTCTCTCAGAGCTCTAGCTCCAAGCAGATCGTCCTCCAGTCTATCTCTGAAAGCAAGACCCACTCCACCACTACCTCCTCGTCCAAACCTCCCTTTCAGACCATCTCAGACTTTTCTTCACTCACCTACAAAGCCGACGACAAGGCTCCAAGCACCCCCATCATTGCCCCCGGCTTTGCGTTCGAGGTCGACGTCGCATGCTTCTGCAAATGGGACAGGTTCAGGCTCATCAGCCACTTCTGCGTATCCCGGAGCCACTTCCCCTGCCGTGACACCGAGTTCTACAGGCGATTTCGTCATCATTCCCCAGCCTTCTACCTCTGATATTAATGTTTCCGCCGGAGCGCGTGGTGCGCCTCCCTTACCGCCTCGCGTAACCCCTGCACCCTCCACCAAGATCTCCCCATCCAAAAGTACTATCAAAATTGACAGTGAACAAAAAGCTCAGGCTCGGCGCGAAGCACCCCCTATACCGCGTAAATCACTGGATATTAACGGGTCTCCACCCAAGGAGGGATTGATGTCACCGGTGACTCCCGATGTCTTGAAACCAAAAAATATCTTGGCTGGGGCCGCGGGTGCGAGTGTGAATACTGGTACACGTACGAGACCTATCCCACCCAAACCATTGACCAAGACGTCCTCAGGTTCTGTAGCAGCGATGGTGGCATCACTGAATGGAAATGATAAGAAGACGAATGACGATACGAGAACGAGTAATCCGCAGTCAACTGTAACAAGCGCGGATGCCGAGCAAAGTGCGGGATCGGGCCCGGGGATGACGGACAGGGCGGATGTTTCGACATCTCCGAAAAGCAAAAAGCCTGCACCTATGGTGCCCAAAAAGCCTGCAACACTGAAAGGCGCAGGTGCAGAGCAATAA